A section of the Streptomyces sp. SCL15-4 genome encodes:
- a CDS encoding TraR/DksA family transcriptional regulator: MVAKKTAVQQPATGKTGARSAAGKTAPDTTAVTEKTAAATKTAVAKKSAARKKKAVAAKTAVGKKAAVGRKGAAATAATKKTAGKKTAGKKTAGKKAAVKKTAVKTAVVAGTAADRTVAEKTAAPGEAATGKAAAREAAAHTSTAKKAGAARAAEQTGATTVVAKNTPGTATAEQTAVPKARAGAVEPGELAVRPGEDPWSPEEAGEARAELQSELERLREEISSLEASLVGLMRDSGDGAGDDQADTGTKNITREHELALAGNAREMLSQTERALERLDAGTYGLCENCGNPIGKARMQAFPRATLCVECKQKQERRS; this comes from the coding sequence ATGGTGGCGAAGAAGACCGCCGTACAGCAGCCGGCGACCGGAAAGACCGGCGCGCGGTCTGCCGCCGGGAAGACGGCCCCGGACACGACGGCCGTCACCGAGAAGACGGCCGCCGCCACGAAGACGGCCGTTGCCAAGAAGTCGGCGGCAAGGAAGAAGAAAGCCGTCGCGGCGAAGACGGCGGTCGGCAAGAAGGCGGCGGTCGGCAGGAAAGGAGCGGCGGCCACGGCGGCCACGAAGAAGACGGCCGGGAAGAAGACGGCCGGGAAGAAGACGGCCGGGAAGAAGGCGGCCGTGAAGAAGACGGCCGTGAAGACGGCGGTTGTCGCGGGGACGGCCGCGGACAGGACCGTCGCCGAGAAGACCGCCGCTCCCGGGGAGGCCGCCACCGGGAAGGCCGCGGCGCGGGAGGCGGCGGCGCACACGAGCACGGCCAAGAAAGCGGGCGCGGCGCGGGCCGCGGAGCAGACGGGAGCCACGACGGTGGTTGCGAAGAACACTCCTGGCACGGCCACGGCGGAACAGACCGCCGTTCCCAAGGCGCGGGCAGGCGCGGTGGAGCCCGGCGAACTGGCCGTGCGTCCCGGCGAGGACCCCTGGAGCCCGGAGGAGGCCGGTGAGGCGCGCGCGGAGCTCCAGTCCGAGCTGGAGCGGCTGCGGGAGGAGATCAGCTCCTTGGAGGCGTCCCTGGTCGGCCTGATGCGGGACTCCGGGGACGGCGCCGGCGACGACCAGGCCGACACCGGCACCAAGAACATCACGCGCGAGCACGAACTGGCGCTGGCCGGCAACGCGCGCGAGATGCTCAGCCAGACCGAGCGCGCCCTGGAACGGCTGGACGCGGGCACCTACGGTCTGTGCGAGAACTGCGGCAACCCCATCGGCAAGGCGCGCATGCAGGCGTTCCCCAGGGCGACGCTGTGCGTGGAGTGCAAACAGAAGCAGGAACGCCGCTCCTGA